The Hordeum vulgare subsp. vulgare chromosome 7H, MorexV3_pseudomolecules_assembly, whole genome shotgun sequence DNA window TTCTCAACAGCCCTGCCATTTTTTTGTAGGTGGCGCTGGTGCACTCGCAGTTCAAGAGGGCGGCGACGAGGGCGGAGTCGGCCGACCCGCAGCTGGCGAGGGACCTGGCCTGGGCGCTCAGCGACGACAAGCCGTCCGTGCCGGCCCTCCTCATGAGGGTCTCTGAGAAGCTGCAGCTCGAGACCATGACCGACATGAAGCGCGAGTCGGTGGCGCTGCATGAGATGGTCATCTCCAGCGGCGGCGAGCCCGATGGGTGCGTCGAAGAGATGTCCTCCCTGCTCAAGAAGCTCAATGACTGCGTCATCACCCAGGCCCCCGCCGCTGGCGAGGCTCCCGGCATGGGCAGGTCTCCCTCTGTCAAGTCGCCTATCATACCCGACGAGTTCAGATGCCCCATTTCGCTCGAGCTGATGCAGGACCCCGTCATCGTCTCCAGCGGCCAGGTGCGGCTGTTTGATTGTTATATGCAGCACTGCTAGTCAATCCTTAATCAAGCACGTTTATCCTAACATCGGTGTCTTGTTTTTCCAGACGTACGAGCGGTCCTGCATCCAGAAGTGGCTTGATTCTGGGCACAAGACCTGCCCCAAGACGCAGCTGGCCCTCACGCATACTTCCCTCACACCAAACTTTGTCCTCAAAAGCTTGATAGCGCAGTGGTGCGAAGCCAATGGCATCGAGCTTCCCAAGAACAAGGCCAATTCCCATGACAAGAAAGCGGTGAAAAGTTCCGATTATGATAATGCTGGCCTGATCTCGCTGATGAATAGGCTGCGGGCAGGGAACCAAGACGAGCAACGGGCAGCTGCGGGGGAGATCCGCTTGCTTGCAAAGAGAAACGTGAACAACCGGATATGTATAGCTGAAGCAGGAGCCATTCCGTTGCTGGTCAATCTGCTCTCCTCTTCTGACCCAAGAACGCAGGAACATGCTGTCACAGCACTTCTTAACCTCTCCATCCATGAGAACAATAAGGCAAGCATCGTGGACTCCAATGCCATCCCTAAGATAGTAGAAGTGCTGAAAACTGGGAGTATGGAAGCCAGAGAGAATGCAGCAGCCACGCTGTTTAGCCTGTCAGttgtggatgaaaacaaagtgactATCGGCGCTGCTGGCGCGATACCTCCGCTCATCAATCTCCTGTGCGACGGGAGCCCAAGAGGCAAGAAAGATGCGGCAACGGCAATTTTCAACCTGTGCATATATCAGGGTAATAAGGTCCGGGCGGTGAAAGCTGGAATCATCACCCATCTGATGAACTTCTTGGTGGATCCTACTGGGGGCATGATTGATGAGGCACTCACTCTTTTGTCGATTCTTGCCGGTAACCAAGAAGGCAAGGCTGTAATCACACAATCAGAGCCAATGCCTCCACTAATCGAGGTGGTCAGAACCGGGTCTCCTCGCAATAGAGAGAACGCAGCAGCCATTCTATTGTCTCTTTGCTCTGCCGATGCTGAACAAACCATGGCTGCAAAGGTAGCTGGAGGGGAAGATGCACTCAAGGAGCTGTCTGAAACCGGCACAGACCGCGCAAAAAGGAAAGCTTCTAGCTTACTTGAACTCATGCGCCAATCAGAGGATGCATGAAGATTTCTTGAAATGCGAGGTTGTGGCCTGGCTATAGCCAATTGTATACACGACACGAATACTTAATTGCTTCTGAATAGTGTTTGACTTTTGATATGTTTGTATCTAGGGAGGTCTGCTCAGAATTTTCTGTAAACACATAAATGGTTGTATACTATTGTAACTCAAAAAAAGTTGTATTTCTTGATAAGAAGATAGTAAATAATTTTCTGTGTGGTTTAGTTTGGTGATTATTACCAGTTCAGGTCTCATGCTTTTAAACACATTCCCATTTTGGTTGTAGAACAGGCTTTTTTTTTATTGAAGGAAGCGACAAGGAATCCGGAAGTTAGTTCTGCTTTTTGGGTGACGTGTCTGGTGGCTTCCCTCTGAAGTAAGTTCCTTCTCAGAAAATTATTACCACTGCATTTTAGTTCCTATCTCAATTGTTTGTGTGGAAATCTCAAAGTATGGGTTAATAGGTTAATGTAGCTTAGGCTTCTTTAGAGTTAAAAGACCCACATCATGCAGCTATATATTACTGTACCATCTAATTCTAATTCATAGGAAAGACACTGAGCAAT harbors:
- the LOC123407114 gene encoding U-box domain-containing protein 12 translates to MAAATAAAEIAALPEPRGPLRRLCGDLSRRVRLLAPLLDDPSASASPPLADALRAARDLLHSVHHGSKIYQAMRGRDSLLREFAAVNEQIQAALDQLPYNDFDMPEEVQEQVALVHSQFKRAATRAESADPQLARDLAWALSDDKPSVPALLMRVSEKLQLETMTDMKRESVALHEMVISSGGEPDGCVEEMSSLLKKLNDCVITQAPAAGEAPGMGRSPSVKSPIIPDEFRCPISLELMQDPVIVSSGQTYERSCIQKWLDSGHKTCPKTQLALTHTSLTPNFVLKSLIAQWCEANGIELPKNKANSHDKKAVKSSDYDNAGLISLMNRLRAGNQDEQRAAAGEIRLLAKRNVNNRICIAEAGAIPLLVNLLSSSDPRTQEHAVTALLNLSIHENNKASIVDSNAIPKIVEVLKTGSMEARENAAATLFSLSVVDENKVTIGAAGAIPPLINLLCDGSPRGKKDAATAIFNLCIYQGNKVRAVKAGIITHLMNFLVDPTGGMIDEALTLLSILAGNQEGKAVITQSEPMPPLIEVVRTGSPRNRENAAAILLSLCSADAEQTMAAKVAGGEDALKELSETGTDRAKRKASSLLELMRQSEDA